In Cryptomeria japonica chromosome 10, Sugi_1.0, whole genome shotgun sequence, a genomic segment contains:
- the LOC131859228 gene encoding UPF0481 protein At3g47200-like, translating into MSQGNIMFMEEESKWVIDMTERTTDRSIKDCKPGSGYFGVTINRVPKFLLFLRKEAYTPRAVRLGLYHHVIAQPASNVERLKAEAAEMMARRLPRQEEHLHLHDAVAHIVCEIRRCYEEEFEYRDETIAMVFTLDGCFVLEILRVLTTGEQNKQQPQQHCHPIFNSNRVKSCQFDVLSDILMLENQIPIKVLIKLLEVEKGSEAEAKKELLRLLCNGIIPQIHPFLRNGPDNPDLKRFDDLEKYKHILGLLQSLIVEDPKDSKETPPSGGNKLRFAIKGLLRKLLIQSEEPKLIRHQTLMASTRDLHKAGMKFSHYDGLPSLEKMTFKRRTLSLPTIWITDSTEVILRNLMALEVCQGFTAISYYVYLLNSLVETEADVAVLRKFQIIQSTMGTDKEVAYMLNNLGKGINFESEQDPFMKLKMQINEWYKSNFQILLSDSKHRHPKFWRNASIFWGLAVLVSAAIPTLVNIWQKIV; encoded by the coding sequence ATGTCGCAAGGCAATATTATGTTTATGGAAGAGGAAAGTAAATGGGTAATTGATATGACAGAGAGGACTACTGATAGATCCATCAAGGACTGCAAGCCAGGTTCAGGCTACTTTGGGGTGACCATAAACAGGGTCCCCAAGTTTCTGTTGTTTCTACGGAAGGAAGCCTACACTCCTCGGGCCGTCCGCCTTGGCCTTTATCACCATGTGATAGCGCAGCCAGCATCCAATGTGGAGCGCCTCAAAGCAGAAGCCGCAGAGATGATGGCACGCAGGCTACCAAGACAGGAGGAGCACTTGCATTTACATGATGCAGTCGCACATATTGTTTGTGAAATTAGAAGGTGCTATGAAGAAGAATTTGAATACAGGGACGAAACCATAGCGATGGTTTTCACTTTGGATGGATGCTTTGTTTTAGAGATCTTAAGAGTTTTGACTACTGGAGAGCAGAATAAACAACAGCCACAGCAGCATTGTCATCCCATTTTCAACAGTAATAGAGTCAAGTCCTGTCAATTTGATGTTCTTAGTGATATTCTGATGCTTGAAAATCAAATCCCCATTAAGGTCCTGATAAAGTTATTGGAAGTGGAGAAAGGTTCAgaggcagaagctaagaaagagCTGCTGAGATTGCTATGCAACGGTATTATTCCTCAAATTCACCCTTTCTTGCGAAATGGGCCTGACAATCCAGATTTGAAGAGATTTGATGATCTTGAGAAATATAAACATATTCTCGGGCTACTCCAGAGTCTAATTGTGGAAGACCCAAAAGATTCAAAAGAGACACCGCCTAGTGGAGGTAACAAACTTCGCTTTGCAATAAAAGGTCTCCTGCGAAAGCTCCTCATTCAATCAGAAGAGCCCAAGTTAATTAGGCATCAGACTCTGATGGCCTCTACCAGAGACTTACACAAGGCAGGAATGAAGTTCAGTCATTACGACGGACTTCCATCCCTCGAAAAGATGACTTTCAAAAGGAGAACTCTTTCGCTCCCCACGATTTGGATCACTGACAGTACAGAAGTAATTCTGAGGAATCTGATGGCTCTGGAGGTCTGCCAGGGATTCACTGCAATTTCATATTATGTGTATCTGCTGAATAGCTTGGTGGAGACCGAAGCAGATGTTGCTGTGCTCAGGAAGTTTCAAATTATCCAGAGCACCATGGGCACGGACAAAGAAGTAGCCTACATGTTGAATAATCTTGGCAAGGGAATCAATTTTGAATCAGAGCAGGATCCTTTCATGAAGCTGAAGATGCAGATCAATGAGTGGTATAAAAGCAATTTTCAAATCCTGTTAAGTGATTCTAAACACAGGCACCCAAAGTTCTGGCGGAACGCTTCAATCTTTTGGGGTCTCGCGGTTTTGGTATCCGCCGCCATACCCACTCTCGTCAATATATGGCAAAAGATCGTATAG